The Girardinichthys multiradiatus isolate DD_20200921_A chromosome Y, DD_fGirMul_XY1, whole genome shotgun sequence genome has a window encoding:
- the LOC124864958 gene encoding relaxin-3-like, with protein MWKALVIAVCLLVARVGAQPMEDPTYRVKLCGREFIRAVIFTCGGSRWKRLLRSQDVSEDPFTSHQDKSSEGLASNFAIESLLQRSQDLSFTPKNNPEGAFSRSTRSFITDEILEALRKADRKGRDVVVGLSNACCKWGCSKSEISSLC; from the exons ATGTGGAAAGCATTGGTAATTGCTGTGTGTCTGCTTGTGGCTAGGGTTGGGGCTCAGCCTATGGAGGATCCAACGTATAGGGTGAAGCTCTGTGGCCGAGAGTTTATTCGAGCAGTCATCTTCACTTGCGGAGGTTCACGTTGGAAACGGTTGCTTAGAAGTCAAG ATGTTTCAGAAGACCCATTCACTTCCCATCAGGATAAGTCTTCTGAGGGCTTGGCCTCCAACTTTGCAATTGAAAGCCTCCTTCAAAGAAGTCAAGACCTTAGCTTTACACCCAAAAACAACCCTGAAGGAGCGTTCAGCAGGTCCACCCGGTCGTTCATCACCGATGAAATTCTGGAAGCTCTGCGGAAAGCCGACCGCAAAGGCCGGGACGTCGTGGTGGGTCTGTCCAATGCCTGCTGCAAGTGGGGCTGCAGCAAAAGCGAGATCAGCTCCCTTTGCTGA